A window of the Terriglobia bacterium genome harbors these coding sequences:
- a CDS encoding helix-turn-helix domain-containing protein codes for MQIRGGQSQNEFSRKAGVSGPTINRIENEIQNVSLDTLEKLCIRLKCDIADLFPPGKSED; via the coding sequence GTGCAGATTCGAGGCGGCCAGTCCCAGAACGAGTTCTCGCGAAAGGCCGGCGTTTCGGGTCCTACGATCAATCGAATCGAGAACGAGATTCAGAACGTCTCGCTCGATACGCTCGAGAAGCTGTGCATCCGTCTAAAGTGCGATATCGCCGACCTTTTCCCTCCGGGTAAGAGTGAGGATTAG